One Verrucomicrobiaceae bacterium genomic window carries:
- a CDS encoding thioredoxin family protein, translating into MKKLLTLLLAAATITSLASDFPKGSPTFKSSATSAINAAKKEGKPVILVFSAAWCPPCQAMKKDVYPSAAVKAYHDKFVWAYLDVDDGSNRRAAEKAGVSGIPHIQFLDAQGNEIGKQVGGNSPEAFAKTLESMLAKAGSSAAK; encoded by the coding sequence ATGAAAAAACTCCTCACACTCCTCCTCGCCGCTGCCACCATCACCTCACTCGCCAGTGATTTCCCCAAAGGCAGCCCCACATTCAAAAGCAGCGCGACCAGCGCCATCAATGCCGCCAAAAAGGAAGGCAAGCCGGTCATCCTCGTCTTCTCCGCCGCTTGGTGCCCACCTTGCCAAGCGATGAAAAAGGACGTGTATCCCAGCGCCGCCGTAAAGGCCTACCATGACAAATTTGTCTGGGCCTACCTCGATGTCGATGACGGCAGCAACCGCCGTGCAGCAGAAAAAGCAGGCGTCAGCGGCATTCCTCACATCCAGTTCCTCGATGCCCAGGGCAACGAAATCGGCAAGCAAGTCGGCGGCAACTCTCCTGAGGCTTTTGCCAAAACGCTCGAAAGCATGCTCGCTAAAGCTGGCAGCTCCGCAGCGAAATAA
- a CDS encoding transposase, translating into MPSATVIDNQSVKGGQLPAVSYGYDAGKKIKGCKRHALTNTNGLLLGIVVTSADVQDRDGAKLLLCMFCHNFLSLLMIFADGACVGKLETFVQSIGRLFGQ; encoded by the coding sequence ATGCCCAGCGCCACTGTCATCGACAACCAAAGTGTCAAAGGCGGGCAACTACCGGCTGTGAGCTACGGCTACGATGCGGGCAAAAAGATCAAGGGATGCAAGCGCCACGCTCTCACCAACACCAATGGGCTGCTATTGGGTATTGTGGTCACGTCAGCCGATGTGCAGGACCGTGACGGCGCGAAGCTGTTGTTGTGCATGTTCTGCCACAACTTCCTGAGCCTGCTGATGATTTTTGCCGATGGTGCCTGCGTCGGGAAGCTGGAAACCTTCGTGCAGAGCATAGGGAGACTCTTTGGACAATAA
- a CDS encoding DUF5069 domain-containing protein has protein sequence MNDRTWDTAFRELFERCARLHRAGDTRGEKWFTEADTAFLSSIGHTKQEFFDFVDDHCRYGEEGPTLETALLVAAVRRDFFKVVQKGRFTGKTVPPSALPPKPAAVDGIPWLPRLIVKARAKLHGEMDPDTMYGCGGDRAFFVQHHIHPADFLRVTWAAGEDDRKIIDYVKHASA, from the coding sequence ATGAACGACCGCACCTGGGACACCGCCTTCCGTGAGCTTTTCGAGCGCTGTGCACGGCTTCACCGAGCGGGCGATACGCGTGGTGAAAAATGGTTCACCGAGGCCGATACCGCTTTCCTGAGCTCTATCGGACACACGAAGCAGGAGTTTTTCGACTTTGTGGATGATCACTGCCGCTATGGGGAAGAGGGACCGACGCTGGAGACGGCGCTTCTCGTCGCCGCCGTGCGGCGTGATTTCTTCAAGGTTGTCCAAAAGGGACGCTTCACCGGCAAGACGGTGCCGCCTTCCGCCCTGCCGCCAAAGCCTGCCGCTGTCGATGGCATCCCCTGGCTGCCGCGCCTCATCGTCAAAGCGCGTGCAAAGCTGCATGGTGAAATGGACCCTGATACGATGTACGGCTGTGGCGGTGACCGTGCCTTCTTTGTTCAGCACCACATCCATCCTGCCGACTTTCTGCGTGTCACCTGGGCCGCTGGAGAGGATGATCGCAAGATCATCGACTATGTGAAGCATGCTTCGGCTTGA
- the radC gene encoding DNA repair protein RadC — MSRIADIPAHDRPRERLLRLGAGALSDAELLALFINTGTQGENALQIGQRLLQQHGSLRDLARMEPAVLTKIKSLGPAKAAKLAAAFELGRRAAAEASIRDIALNEPQRIYDFIGPELQALPYESVRLILLTTRLNLMRCEEIFRGSINECTVHARELLRKVLIHNAYSFVLVHNHPSGDPDPSEADRRITRRLCNAAASMDLHFQDHVIIGTPSESRSQPYFSFREHNLLI; from the coding sequence ATGTCCCGCATTGCTGATATCCCTGCCCATGACCGACCGCGTGAGCGACTACTGCGACTCGGCGCAGGGGCACTCTCGGATGCAGAACTCCTCGCCCTCTTCATCAACACCGGCACCCAGGGGGAAAACGCCCTCCAGATCGGCCAGCGGCTGCTCCAGCAGCACGGCTCCCTGCGTGACCTTGCCCGCATGGAGCCCGCCGTACTCACCAAGATCAAGTCCCTCGGCCCCGCCAAGGCAGCCAAGCTCGCCGCCGCCTTTGAGCTCGGTCGCCGCGCCGCCGCAGAGGCCTCCATCCGCGACATCGCGCTGAATGAACCCCAGCGCATCTATGACTTCATCGGCCCCGAGCTCCAGGCACTCCCTTATGAGTCAGTCCGCCTCATCCTGCTCACCACACGGCTCAACTTGATGCGCTGTGAAGAGATCTTCCGTGGCAGCATCAATGAATGTACCGTGCATGCCAGAGAGCTGCTGCGCAAAGTGCTCATCCACAATGCCTACTCCTTCGTCCTCGTGCACAATCACCCCAGTGGCGACCCAGATCCCAGTGAGGCAGACCGCCGCATCACCCGCAGACTCTGCAATGCCGCCGCCAGCATGGACCTTCACTTTCAGGACCACGTCATCATCGGCACGCCCTCAGAATCACGCTCCCAGCCCTACTTCAGCTTCCGCGAGCACAATCTACTCATTTGA
- a CDS encoding antibiotic biosynthesis monooxygenase, with the protein MIHVIVILEIDPAKIDDFLSVALENAAASRQEPGCVRFEVSRDSTRGNFFALSESYRDVAAMEAHYTTPHVAKWRARAPEFVLNRWAVKGPVYEEDAASNE; encoded by the coding sequence ATGATTCATGTGATTGTCATTCTCGAGATCGATCCGGCGAAGATCGATGACTTCCTTTCGGTGGCGTTGGAAAATGCGGCTGCATCCCGCCAGGAGCCTGGCTGTGTGCGCTTTGAGGTGAGCCGCGATAGCACGCGGGGGAATTTCTTTGCGCTGAGTGAGAGCTACCGTGATGTGGCGGCGATGGAGGCACACTATACGACGCCGCATGTGGCGAAGTGGCGTGCCCGCGCACCCGAGTTCGTCCTCAATCGCTGGGCGGTCAAAGGCCCGGTGTATGAGGAGGATGCGGCGTCAAATGAGTAG
- a CDS encoding MFS transporter, with the protein MSTIVVTQKNGIACIGADTLSCLGSLRQKANHVVNKTKITKIGDTYIGLTGTSASLVVLKSYFANPERPRDFSSPDAIFETFRYAHGWLKAEYFMSAMPDKGEEYETTQFYGLAANAHGIFALYSYRSAQQFHKFWAAGSGRDYALGAMQAAYDRCESAEEIARIGLEAAAEFDSATSAPLEVHTVKLAVQEPEKPVKKVKKKGK; encoded by the coding sequence ATGTCCACCATCGTCGTCACTCAGAAAAACGGAATCGCATGCATCGGAGCGGACACGCTCAGCTGCCTGGGCTCATTGCGCCAGAAGGCTAATCACGTCGTCAATAAAACGAAGATCACCAAGATCGGAGATACCTACATCGGGCTGACGGGCACCTCTGCGAGTCTGGTGGTGCTGAAGAGCTACTTTGCCAATCCTGAGCGTCCGCGTGATTTTTCATCCCCAGATGCCATCTTTGAAACCTTCCGCTATGCGCATGGCTGGCTGAAGGCGGAGTATTTCATGAGCGCGATGCCGGATAAAGGTGAGGAGTATGAGACGACGCAGTTCTACGGCCTCGCGGCGAATGCGCACGGCATCTTCGCCCTGTATTCCTATCGGTCGGCGCAGCAGTTTCATAAGTTCTGGGCGGCGGGCTCTGGCCGTGACTACGCCCTGGGGGCCATGCAGGCGGCCTATGATCGCTGCGAGAGCGCGGAGGAGATCGCCCGCATCGGGCTAGAGGCTGCGGCAGAGTTTGACAGTGCGACCAGTGCTCCGCTGGAGGTTCACACCGTCAAACTGGCCGTGCAGGAGCCCGAGAAGCCTGTGAAAAAGGTGAAGAAAAAGGGCAAATAG
- a CDS encoding nucleotidyltransferase has translation MKPTLLILAAGMGSRYGGLKQLDAMGPSGEVVLDYSVFDAIRAGFGKVVFVIRRDFEDLFKEKIGSRFAGRIAVEYAFQDLNDLPAGFSLPEGRTKPWGTTHALLAAEQVVHEPFLMINADDFYGRDAFAKIAADLTTPRPQDGKSHFSMVGYYLRNTLSDHGSVARGVCTRHADGMLQTVTEMTKIFKTPTGAENREVEGAYVPLSGNEVVSMNFFGFTPDIFPRLRAAFTRFMQEHGTDMKAECYVPKEVDTLIQNGHADVRVLESNDSWFGVTYPEDKPDVVRSIRALVDAGAYPQSLWG, from the coding sequence ATGAAGCCTACTCTCCTCATTCTCGCTGCCGGCATGGGCAGCCGCTACGGCGGCCTAAAGCAACTCGACGCCATGGGACCCAGTGGCGAGGTGGTGCTCGATTACTCTGTGTTCGACGCCATCCGTGCGGGTTTCGGCAAGGTGGTCTTCGTCATTCGCCGCGACTTTGAAGACCTTTTCAAAGAGAAAATCGGCTCCCGCTTCGCAGGACGGATCGCGGTGGAATATGCCTTCCAGGATCTGAACGACCTGCCCGCCGGCTTCTCCCTGCCAGAGGGCCGTACGAAGCCCTGGGGCACCACGCATGCGCTGCTCGCGGCAGAGCAGGTGGTGCATGAGCCCTTTCTCATGATCAATGCCGATGACTTTTATGGGCGGGATGCCTTTGCCAAGATCGCGGCGGATCTCACCACCCCACGTCCTCAGGATGGCAAGAGCCACTTCAGCATGGTCGGCTACTACCTGCGCAACACGCTCTCCGATCACGGCAGCGTGGCCCGTGGCGTCTGCACACGGCATGCGGATGGCATGCTGCAAACCGTCACCGAGATGACGAAAATCTTCAAAACCCCCACCGGGGCAGAAAACCGCGAGGTGGAGGGAGCCTACGTGCCTTTGAGTGGCAATGAAGTCGTGAGCATGAACTTCTTTGGCTTCACGCCTGATATTTTCCCACGCCTGCGGGCTGCCTTCACACGCTTCATGCAGGAGCACGGCACCGATATGAAGGCTGAGTGCTACGTGCCCAAAGAGGTCGACACGCTGATCCAAAACGGCCATGCCGATGTCCGCGTCCTAGAATCGAATGATTCCTGGTTCGGCGTCACCTATCCTGAGGACAAGCCCGATGTCGTGCGCAGCATCCGCGCCCTCGTCGATGCCGGAGCCTATCCGCAGTCACTCTGGGGATGA
- a CDS encoding serine/threonine protein kinase: MHSLIARGGMGAVYRAFQRSLGRTVAVKVLPALLREADAGYAERFQQEARTIACLSHPGIIGIHEAGELQDGSMYFAMEHLQGSDLGKKLAAQGRLDAGTVLRLGIEICEALQAAHERGIIHRDIKPTNIMLSEEGRIKIADFGLASTPQSGELELTRTNFVMGTSFFVAPELLLGCASSVRSDLYALGVTLYQLLTGQIPQGAFLPPSQAVPGLDRRWDDIILQALQTDPAQRQADAEGLRQQLQALTLPAPRTRSLRWLFAAGLACIGFIITAAWWSREQPAPSPQAPTGTVPRVTNLLNFFDLEKGTPEGGWRHSKSGFMVAENLGKPSILSTHFPVVEEYDYEIEFTAHHDTRETFVSQVFEVNGHPVEWSLNVSPLSRHPYHSFLRLDGKETPDTPEVRTAQPAHLNRAQRYRSLVQVRREGLRALLDGQIIVDWRGDARRFARSNLTQWPAGHIGFLAWNGGVTFHKKILTEHLRRDSAQHFPVLKKTAPGEISPAQPPPLVAAKEATSTTPSSSLQIDLRLEDDAQADITLLWAFNSQNIPIGTYRPGRHSIARPELKDGFKHLKIRSSGHAMQTLYMNGHSMPQPQPICLYRSRYVIMRVTHIGSGQRQFAEPGLRSTRVALSHYAAPENLGSFDWQIVQAGENSSVKGHGGPHVWLRFHHHTDGYGIAPARAGESYETMIEAPAEGYSTRAIRPSPGMKLYYRNIGNGTTDHGYGKLEIEAITEIPPADVTIITPIIR; encoded by the coding sequence GTGCATAGCCTCATCGCACGCGGCGGCATGGGAGCGGTGTACCGCGCCTTCCAGCGGTCTCTAGGCAGGACTGTGGCGGTGAAGGTTCTGCCCGCACTGCTCCGGGAGGCGGATGCTGGTTATGCGGAGCGCTTTCAGCAGGAGGCGCGCACCATAGCCTGTCTCAGCCATCCCGGCATCATCGGCATCCATGAGGCGGGGGAGCTGCAGGATGGCTCGATGTACTTTGCCATGGAGCATTTGCAGGGCAGCGATCTGGGGAAAAAGCTGGCCGCTCAGGGGCGATTGGATGCAGGGACGGTGCTGCGCCTCGGTATCGAGATTTGCGAGGCGCTCCAGGCGGCTCATGAGCGGGGCATCATCCATCGAGATATCAAGCCAACAAACATCATGCTGTCGGAAGAGGGGCGCATCAAAATCGCCGACTTCGGGCTGGCCAGCACTCCCCAGTCCGGCGAGCTGGAGCTGACACGCACGAACTTCGTGATGGGCACGTCCTTCTTTGTGGCACCGGAGCTTCTGCTGGGCTGCGCTTCCAGTGTGCGCTCAGACTTGTACGCCCTCGGCGTCACCCTTTACCAGCTCCTCACCGGTCAGATTCCGCAGGGGGCTTTTTTGCCTCCATCACAGGCAGTGCCCGGCCTCGATAGACGCTGGGATGACATCATCCTACAGGCTCTACAGACTGATCCTGCACAGCGACAGGCTGATGCAGAGGGGCTACGGCAGCAACTCCAAGCACTGACCCTGCCTGCACCGCGAACACGCAGCCTCAGGTGGCTTTTCGCGGCAGGGCTGGCCTGCATAGGCTTCATCATCACTGCCGCCTGGTGGAGCCGTGAGCAGCCTGCACCGAGTCCCCAGGCACCTACCGGCACGGTGCCCAGGGTGACGAATCTGCTCAACTTCTTTGACCTGGAAAAAGGCACTCCCGAGGGAGGCTGGCGGCATAGCAAAAGCGGCTTCATGGTCGCTGAAAATCTCGGAAAACCGAGCATCCTGAGCACGCACTTCCCCGTCGTGGAGGAGTATGATTACGAGATCGAGTTCACCGCCCATCATGACACGCGGGAGACCTTTGTGAGCCAGGTCTTCGAGGTGAACGGCCATCCAGTGGAGTGGAGCCTGAATGTCTCCCCACTTTCACGCCACCCGTATCACAGCTTCCTCAGGCTGGACGGGAAAGAGACGCCGGACACGCCCGAGGTGCGCACGGCCCAGCCCGCACACCTGAATCGCGCCCAGCGCTACCGCTCGCTCGTGCAGGTGCGGCGTGAGGGATTGCGTGCTTTGCTGGATGGGCAGATCATCGTGGACTGGCGCGGGGATGCCCGCCGCTTCGCCCGTTCAAACCTGACCCAATGGCCTGCCGGGCACATCGGCTTCCTCGCCTGGAATGGCGGTGTCACCTTTCACAAAAAGATCCTCACCGAGCACCTGCGCCGGGATTCTGCCCAGCACTTCCCAGTGCTGAAAAAAACAGCGCCGGGAGAAATCTCTCCGGCCCAGCCTCCACCGCTCGTGGCGGCCAAAGAAGCCACCTCCACCACACCGAGCAGCAGCTTGCAGATCGACCTCCGGCTGGAGGACGACGCCCAGGCGGACATCACCCTCCTCTGGGCCTTCAACAGTCAAAACATCCCCATCGGCACCTACCGCCCAGGGCGGCATAGCATCGCTAGGCCAGAGCTGAAAGACGGCTTCAAACACCTCAAAATACGCAGCTCCGGCCACGCCATGCAAACCCTCTACATGAATGGGCATTCGATGCCGCAGCCGCAGCCCATCTGCCTCTACCGCAGCCGCTATGTCATCATGCGCGTCACTCATATCGGCAGTGGGCAGCGGCAGTTCGCCGAGCCTGGACTGCGCAGCACACGCGTGGCCCTCAGCCACTATGCCGCGCCGGAAAATCTCGGCAGCTTCGACTGGCAAATCGTGCAGGCAGGAGAAAACAGCTCCGTCAAAGGCCATGGCGGCCCCCATGTCTGGCTGCGCTTTCACCACCACACAGACGGCTACGGCATCGCCCCGGCACGAGCTGGAGAGAGCTACGAAACCATGATCGAGGCACCCGCCGAAGGCTACAGCACCCGAGCCATCCGGCCGAGTCCAGGCATGAAACTCTACTATCGAAACATCGGCAACGGCACCACCGACCACGGCTACGGAAAGCTTGAGATTGAAGCCATCACCGAGATACCACCCGCAGATGTCACCATCATCACACCGATCATACGGTAA
- a CDS encoding leucine-rich repeat domain-containing protein, with protein MKTPHLCLAAILCTYLTAAAQEKKPQPPQSAPTAPAAKPAPVAAKPAPVATKPPPAATKPPPAATKPAPVATKPATAATKSATPAKPTPTAAKPAPAPAPPKPAAATFADKALEAAIRHQVFAKRDNQEPLTLEEVAQVAILDARKAGIKDLRGLEKCTALASITLPDNQITSLAPLQGLERLQFIDLAGNQVTDISPLATCKALQFIALTGNRVRDVRPLSGITSLTSLYLANNQIQDATPLFQLPKAWTLYLDGNQISSLAGIGGMKWLSMLSLNGNAITDLSPLEPLTELKFLHLDGNKITDLQPLHRAWKKDHATARNWSPYCQITLANNPLTDASQKLLLELKTAGARITP; from the coding sequence ATGAAAACGCCCCACCTCTGCCTCGCCGCCATCCTTTGCACCTACCTCACCGCCGCAGCCCAGGAGAAAAAGCCCCAGCCCCCCCAATCCGCCCCCACGGCCCCCGCAGCGAAACCTGCCCCCGTAGCCGCCAAACCTGCCCCCGTAGCCACCAAGCCCCCCCCCGCCGCCACGAAGCCTCCCCCCGCCGCCACGAAGCCCGCCCCCGTCGCCACAAAACCCGCCACCGCTGCAACGAAGTCTGCCACACCAGCCAAGCCTACCCCCACAGCCGCTAAACCCGCCCCAGCCCCCGCACCGCCCAAGCCTGCCGCAGCCACCTTCGCCGACAAAGCACTCGAAGCCGCCATACGCCACCAAGTCTTCGCCAAACGCGACAACCAAGAGCCCCTCACCCTCGAAGAAGTCGCCCAAGTCGCCATCCTCGATGCCCGCAAAGCCGGCATCAAAGACCTCCGCGGGCTCGAAAAATGCACCGCCCTTGCCTCCATCACCCTCCCCGACAATCAGATCACCAGCCTCGCACCGCTCCAAGGCCTCGAGCGCCTCCAATTCATCGACCTCGCCGGCAACCAAGTCACCGACATCAGCCCACTCGCCACCTGCAAAGCCCTGCAATTCATCGCCCTCACCGGCAACCGCGTCCGCGACGTCCGCCCTCTCTCCGGCATCACCTCCCTCACCAGCCTCTACCTCGCCAACAACCAGATCCAAGACGCCACCCCCCTCTTTCAGCTCCCCAAAGCCTGGACCCTCTACCTCGATGGCAATCAAATCAGCAGCCTCGCAGGCATCGGCGGCATGAAGTGGCTCAGCATGCTCTCCCTCAACGGCAATGCCATCACCGACCTCAGCCCGCTCGAGCCCCTCACCGAGCTCAAATTCCTCCACCTCGACGGCAACAAAATCACCGACCTCCAGCCCCTTCACCGCGCCTGGAAAAAAGACCACGCCACCGCCCGCAACTGGTCCCCTTACTGCCAGATCACCCTCGCCAACAACCCCTTGACCGACGCCTCCCAAAAACTCCTCCTTGAACTCAAAACCGCCGGTGCCCGCATCACCCCCTGA
- a CDS encoding transposase, which produces MQAKPYQPAGYDSDLSDAEWELIKPIIYPANAKRGRGRLRDADSARACLDTIRYVLKTGCQWSMIPKTLAPRSTSHDALSRWTEQGLWPKLNEALCTKTRLMLKKTPCPAPLSSTTKVSKAGNYRL; this is translated from the coding sequence ATGCAAGCCAAGCCCTACCAACCTGCCGGTTACGATTCTGATTTGAGCGATGCGGAATGGGAACTCATCAAGCCAATCATTTATCCAGCCAATGCCAAGCGTGGTCGTGGCAGACTGCGTGATGCCGATTCAGCAAGAGCCTGTCTGGACACCATCCGCTATGTGCTCAAAACGGGATGTCAGTGGTCGATGATCCCTAAAACCCTCGCGCCTCGCAGCACGTCCCACGATGCTTTGAGCCGCTGGACCGAGCAAGGCTTGTGGCCCAAGCTCAACGAAGCTCTGTGCACCAAGACACGCCTGATGTTAAAAAAAACGCCATGCCCAGCGCCACTGTCATCGACAACCAAAGTGTCAAAGGCGGGCAACTACCGGCTGTGA
- a CDS encoding alpha/beta fold hydrolase has product MKRRPILLAGISSVLSACTTTAPRVSATPAQLRKRDWTSFDGKTMPFTTWSTPRGKKPRGIILAVHGLSGAASDFWPLGESLRQRGITTYALELRGQGNDPQQAERGDIRDEKLWQRDLKTFHALLRQRHPRTPIFWYGESLGSLVVMHTLAQISLADQPQGILLASPVAGLRMEVSAAQRWMLETGAAVTPRTRLSLGTLAGVDESSIQVTSTTTHGSQMAKTPHHISAFSLRLIVAIGRMIDALPAAAAGLRQPLLVLASPHDVISSPEQIQAFFDQIGSREKKLLWFTRSRHLILHDVQRVEALQDIIHWLEGQI; this is encoded by the coding sequence ATGAAAAGACGCCCCATCCTCCTCGCGGGCATCAGCAGCGTGCTCAGTGCCTGCACCACCACGGCACCCCGTGTCTCCGCCACGCCTGCTCAGCTCAGGAAGCGTGACTGGACCAGTTTTGATGGCAAAACGATGCCTTTCACCACCTGGAGCACTCCACGGGGAAAAAAGCCGCGAGGCATCATCCTCGCCGTGCATGGCCTCAGTGGTGCTGCGTCTGATTTTTGGCCCTTGGGGGAGTCCTTGCGGCAAAGAGGGATCACCACCTACGCCCTCGAGCTGCGCGGTCAGGGCAATGATCCACAGCAGGCAGAGCGGGGAGACATCCGGGATGAAAAGCTCTGGCAGCGGGATCTGAAGACCTTTCACGCCCTCCTCAGGCAGCGGCACCCTCGCACGCCTATCTTTTGGTATGGTGAGAGCCTCGGTAGCCTCGTCGTGATGCACACACTGGCGCAGATCAGTCTAGCAGATCAGCCACAGGGCATCCTACTCGCCTCCCCCGTGGCGGGACTGCGCATGGAGGTCAGTGCAGCCCAGCGCTGGATGCTGGAAACAGGTGCCGCCGTGACACCGCGCACACGCCTGAGCCTGGGCACGCTCGCCGGAGTGGATGAAAGCTCCATCCAAGTCACCTCCACCACCACGCATGGCAGCCAGATGGCGAAGACGCCGCATCACATCAGCGCCTTTAGCCTGCGGCTCATCGTCGCCATCGGTCGCATGATCGATGCCCTGCCCGCCGCTGCCGCCGGACTACGGCAGCCCCTACTCGTGCTCGCATCCCCGCATGATGTCATCAGCTCGCCAGAGCAAATCCAGGCCTTCTTTGATCAAATCGGCTCCAGAGAGAAAAAGCTCCTGTGGTTCACCCGCTCGCGCCACCTCATCCTGCATGACGTGCAGCGTGTGGAGGCCCTGCAAGACATCATCCACTGGCTGGAGGGCCAAATTTGA
- a CDS encoding M14 family metallocarboxypeptidase, whose protein sequence is MSPPLQQAHDASELHRRWVSLARRLRLTVSILAEPPGGTPVLALESVAARAGEPAAYLSAGVHGDEAAPPWALLHWAEQHAPQVRDGSFLILPCLNPVGLQQNTRTDERGLDINRRFHLTRDPLARAWQRWITQRRMTIGLCLHEDYDAAGCYVYELGNHRSGLSAGILERMRAVHGRITPDPRSVIDGQRARGGVIRRKKLPTHLPGMPEAIELHLRGCPITLTFETPSELALHDRIDCQHAFIQTALQQLCP, encoded by the coding sequence ATGTCCCCACCCCTCCAGCAGGCACATGATGCCTCCGAATTGCACCGCCGCTGGGTATCGCTCGCGCGGCGGCTACGGCTGACTGTGAGCATCCTGGCAGAGCCGCCCGGCGGCACACCTGTGCTCGCGCTCGAATCCGTCGCAGCACGGGCGGGCGAGCCTGCGGCCTATCTTTCTGCCGGAGTCCACGGGGATGAGGCCGCACCGCCATGGGCGCTGCTGCACTGGGCGGAGCAACATGCCCCTCAGGTGCGAGACGGCAGTTTCCTGATCCTTCCCTGCCTCAATCCTGTCGGTTTGCAGCAAAACACACGCACCGATGAACGCGGCCTCGATATCAATCGACGGTTTCATCTCACTCGTGATCCCCTGGCCCGTGCCTGGCAGCGCTGGATCACACAGCGGCGCATGACGATAGGCCTGTGCCTGCATGAGGATTACGACGCAGCAGGCTGCTATGTTTATGAGCTCGGAAATCATCGCTCCGGGCTCTCCGCAGGCATTTTGGAGCGCATGCGTGCGGTGCATGGCCGCATCACACCAGATCCACGCAGCGTCATCGATGGCCAGCGTGCCCGTGGTGGCGTGATCCGCCGGAAAAAGCTGCCCACGCACCTCCCTGGCATGCCAGAGGCCATCGAGCTGCATCTACGCGGCTGCCCTATCACGCTGACCTTTGAAACACCATCCGAGCTGGCTCTGCATGATCGCATCGACTGCCAACACGCTTTTATCCAGACGGCCCTCCAGCAGCTCTGCCCATGA